In Desulfomonile tiedjei DSM 6799, a genomic segment contains:
- a CDS encoding ABC transporter permease, with the protein MLAYIIRRLLIMIPTLIAISIISFAIIQLPPGDFLTTYIAQLSVSGEGVDQAELQALRARFGLDEPVYMQYLHWAWNFLHGDFGHSFEWNKPVRDLISERIGLTILISTCTLIFTWMVSVPIGIYSAVKQYSWMDYFLTVFGFFGLATPNFLFALILLWASYAYFGMSIGGLFSPQFAEAPWSFAKFVDLLKHLWIPVLIVGTGHTAKFIRIIRGNLLDELKKPYVTTARAKGLSEIKLILKYPVRVAINPLVSTIGWTLPELVSGIAITAVVLNLPTSGPLLLSALMSQDMHLAGSFIMLLSFLTVIGTLISDILLAWVDPRIRFGAREGA; encoded by the coding sequence ATGCTGGCATACATAATTCGTCGCCTTCTCATAATGATCCCCACGCTGATAGCGATTTCCATTATCTCGTTTGCTATTATTCAGCTGCCTCCGGGAGATTTCCTCACCACGTACATAGCTCAGCTCAGTGTAAGCGGAGAAGGAGTCGATCAGGCTGAGCTTCAGGCGTTGAGAGCACGTTTCGGATTGGATGAGCCAGTCTACATGCAGTATTTGCACTGGGCATGGAATTTTCTGCATGGCGACTTCGGTCATTCGTTCGAGTGGAACAAACCGGTGCGGGATCTGATCTCCGAGCGGATCGGATTGACCATACTTATCAGCACATGCACGCTCATTTTCACCTGGATGGTTTCTGTTCCCATTGGAATCTACTCCGCAGTGAAGCAATACTCGTGGATGGATTACTTTTTGACGGTCTTTGGATTTTTCGGTCTGGCTACACCCAATTTTCTGTTCGCGCTGATTCTCTTGTGGGCTTCGTACGCATATTTCGGCATGAGCATTGGGGGGCTGTTTTCTCCTCAATTCGCTGAAGCTCCCTGGAGCTTCGCGAAATTCGTCGATTTGTTGAAACACCTGTGGATACCTGTCCTGATCGTAGGAACCGGTCATACTGCCAAATTCATCCGTATTATCAGGGGTAATCTCCTGGATGAATTAAAGAAACCCTATGTCACAACTGCCCGGGCAAAGGGGCTTTCAGAGATAAAGCTCATATTGAAATACCCGGTCAGGGTCGCCATAAATCCGCTGGTCAGCACCATCGGCTGGACGCTCCCGGAACTCGTGTCCGGTATTGCCATCACTGCCGTTGTGCTGAATCTGCCCACATCGGGACCGCTTCTGCTGAGTGCCCTCATGAGTCAGGACATGCATTTGGCCGGAAGTTTTATCATGCTCCTGAGTTTTCTCACGGTCATAGGTACATTGATTTCGGATATTCTCCTGGCCTGGGTCGATCCGCGCATTCGGTTCGGGGCTCGAGAGGGCGCATGA
- a CDS encoding transketolase C-terminal domain-containing protein, which produces MGKKVGIEVSIAAAEAVGLCDVDVVAAYPITPQTHVVEHLSELVADGHLDAEFVPVESEHSAMSVCCGSSAAGARTFTATAAQGLALMSEIVYIASTMRLPIVMFLSNRALSAPLSIWNDHSDTMMVRDSGWIQVFCENGQEVYDAIFHAFRVAEDPRVSLPVMINVDGFNLTHVIEPIEFWTKEMVKEYLPPFKPLNTLHPNKVVSMGAFGMPEIYTEQKYAHDHVLLKSREVLLEAWDEMAKLTGRKYSPVETYKADDAEILVFGMGSICETASIAVDKLREQGKSVGLASLRLWRPLPKDELKSILGKAKEVVVLDRSLAPGAANAPVTSEMRALMYHEAQRPKIHCMIAGLGGRDVTPQDVVNMVEQAIVEKDDDYHFYGVRG; this is translated from the coding sequence ATGGGAAAAAAGGTAGGCATTGAAGTATCTATTGCAGCCGCTGAAGCCGTAGGCCTCTGTGATGTGGACGTAGTGGCCGCCTATCCTATTACTCCGCAGACCCACGTTGTGGAGCATCTCTCCGAGCTCGTTGCGGACGGTCATTTGGATGCCGAGTTTGTCCCTGTGGAATCGGAACACTCGGCAATGAGCGTATGCTGTGGATCGTCTGCCGCGGGAGCACGAACATTCACTGCAACAGCAGCCCAGGGTTTGGCTTTGATGTCCGAAATCGTGTACATCGCATCAACCATGCGCTTGCCTATAGTGATGTTTCTGTCCAACCGAGCTTTGAGCGCTCCTCTTTCCATCTGGAACGACCATTCGGACACCATGATGGTGCGAGATTCTGGATGGATTCAGGTATTCTGCGAGAACGGCCAGGAAGTATATGACGCCATTTTCCACGCGTTCAGGGTCGCGGAAGACCCGAGGGTGTCTCTTCCCGTGATGATCAACGTGGATGGGTTCAACCTCACCCATGTGATAGAACCCATCGAGTTTTGGACCAAAGAGATGGTCAAGGAATACCTGCCGCCGTTCAAGCCTCTGAATACGTTGCATCCGAACAAAGTGGTCTCCATGGGAGCATTCGGTATGCCCGAGATTTATACGGAGCAGAAGTACGCTCACGATCATGTGCTACTGAAATCTCGTGAGGTGTTGCTCGAGGCGTGGGATGAAATGGCCAAGCTCACGGGCCGCAAGTACTCTCCGGTTGAGACCTATAAAGCCGATGATGCAGAAATCCTCGTGTTTGGCATGGGGTCTATCTGCGAGACCGCTTCCATCGCTGTAGACAAACTGAGAGAGCAGGGCAAGAGTGTGGGGCTGGCGAGCCTCCGATTATGGCGGCCTCTTCCCAAGGATGAGTTGAAGTCGATACTCGGTAAAGCCAAAGAAGTGGTGGTCCTCGACCGATCCCTGGCGCCCGGAGCAGCCAACGCGCCGGTGACATCCGAGATGCGTGCGCTGATGTATCACGAGGCCCAAAGGCCCAAGATTCATTGCATGATTGCCGGCCTGGGCGGACGTGACGTCACTCCCCAGGATGTCGTAAACATGGTGGAACAGGCGATCGTCGAAAAAGATGATGATTATCACTTCTACGGAGTCCGGGGATAG
- a CDS encoding phage terminase small subunit-related protein produces the protein MRKNDARKAAERTFLEDRGRITNKEIAKKLGIHPATIARWKRLDEWDMKLVKSLNKSSEDDVKADDLYAVDIRHIALLNERIDMYLRKKELLPSEILSLAEAKYHLMMCMEMVNEQLRYPFPDDFDEETDF, from the coding sequence ATGAGAAAAAACGATGCCCGAAAGGCCGCTGAAAGGACTTTTCTTGAAGATCGCGGCCGAATAACAAATAAGGAAATCGCAAAGAAACTCGGGATACACCCTGCAACGATTGCTCGTTGGAAAAGACTGGATGAGTGGGACATGAAACTAGTAAAATCCCTGAATAAGTCCAGTGAGGATGATGTGAAAGCAGATGACCTGTACGCGGTGGACATTCGGCACATTGCTCTGTTGAATGAGCGTATAGACATGTATCTGCGGAAAAAAGAACTCCTGCCTTCGGAGATCCTCTCCCTTGCAGAAGCCAAATATCACCTCATGATGTGCATGGAAATGGTAAACGAGCAACTCAGATATCCCTTTCCTGACGATTTCGATGAAGAAACCGATTTTTAG
- a CDS encoding ABC transporter ATP-binding protein: MNPALDVRNLRVHFLLDEGTVRAVDGVSFSVEPGKTLGIVGESGSGKSVIGQSILRIVPYPGKIVEGEIILQIPNGQDIPTRVNMVELDPHGRQARSIRGKEVGMIFQEPMNSFSPVHTIGSQITEALSIHADVSAQEARNRAIEMLRKVGIPQPEHRIDSYPHQLSGGMRQRAMIAMALVCNPRILIADEPTTALDVTIQAQILDLLKQLQEEFGMAILFISHNLGVISEISHDVLVIYFGRVMERAPVDVLFRDPLHPYTKALLKSVPGIDTPVRTFLSTIEGTLPDPYISIPGCPFFGRCMECGGSTVCRDSPYELTKVDDRHFVACPQMCIPNPI, encoded by the coding sequence ATGAATCCCGCTCTGGATGTTCGAAATTTGCGTGTCCATTTTCTCTTGGACGAAGGTACCGTGAGGGCGGTCGACGGGGTGAGCTTCTCGGTGGAACCGGGCAAAACGCTTGGAATCGTGGGCGAATCCGGCAGCGGAAAGAGCGTCATCGGCCAATCCATCCTGCGCATTGTGCCATATCCGGGGAAGATTGTTGAAGGAGAGATTATTTTACAGATCCCCAACGGACAGGATATCCCGACTCGGGTAAATATGGTGGAACTCGATCCCCACGGAAGACAGGCTCGCAGCATTCGTGGCAAAGAAGTGGGGATGATTTTCCAGGAACCCATGAATTCCTTCAGTCCTGTTCACACTATCGGTAGTCAGATTACCGAAGCATTGTCCATCCATGCAGATGTGTCGGCACAAGAAGCGCGAAATCGAGCCATAGAAATGCTCCGCAAGGTAGGAATTCCTCAGCCGGAGCATCGGATCGACTCGTATCCCCATCAGCTCTCCGGCGGTATGCGTCAGCGGGCAATGATTGCCATGGCGCTGGTGTGTAATCCGAGAATTCTCATTGCAGATGAGCCAACCACTGCTCTCGATGTGACGATACAGGCGCAGATACTGGATCTCCTGAAACAGCTTCAGGAAGAGTTCGGCATGGCTATTCTCTTCATTTCGCATAATCTCGGGGTGATTTCCGAAATCAGCCATGACGTGTTGGTGATCTATTTCGGCCGAGTCATGGAACGGGCGCCTGTAGACGTACTGTTTCGCGATCCTCTCCATCCCTATACCAAGGCGCTTTTGAAATCGGTTCCGGGAATAGATACTCCGGTCAGGACTTTTCTTTCCACCATTGAGGGCACTCTACCGGATCCTTATATTTCCATTCCCGGCTGCCCTTTCTTTGGACGATGCATGGAATGCGGAGGATCTACCGTCTGTCGTGATAGTCCCTATGAACTGACTAAAGTAGATGATCGACACTTCGTTGCCTGTCCGCAGATGTGTATTCCAAATCCGATTTAA
- the porB gene encoding pyruvate synthase subunit PorB, giving the protein MAETSKTRLLKPLKNFPSEEYINAGHRACQGCAEVLAVRHVLKAIGPDMILAMATGCMEIISSPYPLTSWNIPWIHIAFENAAAVASGVESGLKALRRKGRIPDKEVTVVAMGGDGGTSDIGFQALSGMMERGHKVIYVCVDNEAYMNTGVQRSSSTPFGATTTTSPSGRVTPSGQTTWKKDMTAIAAAHGIPYTATACPTFYQDLMNKVQKARAANGPAYLHVLSVCPTGWRIPPQKAIEYGKLAVDSGVFPLYEVENGIWKLSRKPKELIPVSDYFKGQGRYRHLDETLMKYIQERVTEKWERLVKLCE; this is encoded by the coding sequence ATGGCTGAAACAAGTAAAACAAGACTCTTGAAGCCGCTGAAAAACTTCCCTTCGGAAGAATACATAAATGCCGGACACCGGGCATGCCAGGGATGCGCCGAGGTTCTGGCTGTCCGCCATGTGCTGAAAGCCATCGGACCGGACATGATTCTCGCTATGGCGACCGGGTGCATGGAGATCATCTCATCGCCTTATCCGCTCACGTCCTGGAATATTCCCTGGATACACATTGCATTCGAGAATGCCGCAGCAGTAGCTTCCGGGGTAGAATCGGGACTAAAAGCGCTTCGGCGGAAAGGTCGTATTCCTGATAAGGAGGTTACGGTTGTCGCCATGGGCGGTGACGGCGGAACCAGCGATATCGGATTTCAGGCGCTTTCCGGGATGATGGAGCGAGGTCATAAGGTCATTTACGTTTGCGTGGACAACGAAGCCTATATGAACACCGGTGTGCAGAGGTCGTCCTCCACTCCTTTCGGTGCTACCACCACAACATCGCCTTCAGGAAGGGTAACACCTTCGGGCCAGACCACGTGGAAAAAGGACATGACCGCCATAGCTGCAGCTCACGGTATCCCGTACACGGCAACAGCATGCCCTACATTTTATCAGGATCTCATGAACAAGGTGCAAAAAGCCCGGGCAGCGAACGGTCCTGCGTACTTGCATGTATTGTCGGTTTGTCCTACCGGATGGAGGATTCCCCCTCAAAAGGCTATCGAGTACGGCAAGCTGGCGGTGGATTCCGGAGTGTTTCCCCTGTACGAAGTGGAAAACGGAATCTGGAAACTGAGCCGCAAACCGAAAGAGCTTATCCCTGTAAGCGATTACTTCAAAGGACAAGGGCGGTACCGTCATTTGGATGAGACTTTGATGAAGTACATCCAAGAACGAGTCACAGAAAAATGGGAGCGCCTTGTCAAGCTGTGTGAGTAG
- a CDS encoding ABC transporter substrate-binding protein: MFHTLSRALIVFIVISGIALWGSLSHAWKEAPSLAKRVETGELPPVDKRLPETPVVITPVDKPGIYGGVWRRAYTGLSDLVGTRRIIYEPLVRWSPDYKVVPNLATKWEISEDGREYVFHLVKGVRWSDGAPFTADDILFYVEDILMDKELTASIPQWLAPTGVLPTVTKIDDYTIKVVFPEPYSMFLERLACPDGMAPVTKPKHYLKKFHKKYADPAELEALVRERNSTSWVKLFQEITDMRHGIFTNKDMPSLCAWITKVPAPAKRFVMERNPYYWKVDTEGKQLPYIESIVHDLQAEAQTILLKAIAGEIDMEARHLGGMQSSVLLLANLAEGKYKLIPKISTASVGLLLAPNINHTDEAMKAILSNPKFRIALSYAINRKEINKIVYRGKGTPRQPAPLKESEYYSPSLESAYTEYDPAKAAALLNEIGIKLGPDGKRIRPDGEPMRLTLDVVVSVQSWVDQAEIVASNFKAIGIDTEVKAEARELFIQRTRNASHDIALWTGDGGIECLLDPRWYFPYSTESLNAPLYGLWFQSGGQKGEEPPAEIKNMMETYNQILRTVSEEKKKELFKSILAANEKNLWVIGLVHDPPDYYVVTKNMLNVPKKDFQSWMYPNPGPAHPEQFFYESVKK; encoded by the coding sequence ATGTTTCACACCCTCTCCCGTGCTCTTATCGTTTTCATTGTAATATCAGGCATTGCTTTGTGGGGTTCTCTTTCCCATGCATGGAAGGAAGCTCCTTCTTTAGCCAAGAGAGTTGAAACAGGCGAGCTTCCCCCTGTAGATAAGCGGCTGCCGGAAACACCGGTAGTCATTACCCCTGTGGATAAACCAGGGATTTACGGCGGAGTGTGGAGACGTGCTTACACGGGATTGTCTGATCTTGTGGGCACGAGAAGAATTATTTACGAGCCTCTGGTACGATGGAGCCCGGACTACAAGGTCGTCCCGAATCTTGCCACCAAGTGGGAGATTTCGGAAGACGGAAGGGAATATGTGTTTCATCTGGTAAAGGGGGTGCGCTGGTCTGACGGGGCACCTTTCACGGCTGACGATATACTGTTTTATGTTGAAGACATCCTTATGGATAAAGAGCTGACCGCCTCCATCCCCCAGTGGTTGGCTCCGACAGGTGTTCTTCCTACCGTTACCAAAATAGACGATTACACCATCAAGGTTGTATTTCCTGAACCTTACAGCATGTTTCTCGAAAGACTCGCCTGTCCGGACGGCATGGCGCCGGTTACCAAACCCAAACATTATCTGAAGAAATTCCATAAGAAATATGCCGATCCTGCTGAGTTGGAAGCGCTCGTACGAGAGCGCAACAGTACAAGTTGGGTAAAGCTTTTCCAGGAAATAACGGACATGCGCCATGGCATATTTACGAACAAGGATATGCCGTCCCTCTGTGCCTGGATAACCAAGGTCCCGGCTCCTGCAAAACGTTTTGTCATGGAGCGGAATCCGTACTACTGGAAAGTTGATACTGAAGGCAAACAACTGCCCTATATCGAATCCATCGTTCACGACTTGCAGGCTGAGGCCCAGACGATTCTCCTGAAAGCGATTGCCGGGGAAATCGATATGGAGGCTCGTCATCTTGGAGGAATGCAGTCGAGTGTCCTTCTCCTCGCGAATTTGGCCGAAGGAAAGTACAAGCTCATACCCAAGATTTCTACAGCTTCGGTAGGTTTGCTCCTGGCCCCTAATATTAACCATACCGATGAGGCCATGAAAGCGATTCTTTCGAATCCCAAATTTCGCATTGCTCTGTCTTACGCGATTAACAGAAAAGAAATCAACAAGATCGTGTACCGGGGCAAAGGGACTCCCCGTCAGCCCGCGCCTTTGAAGGAATCCGAATACTACAGTCCATCACTGGAAAGCGCTTACACCGAATACGACCCTGCAAAAGCCGCGGCTCTCCTCAATGAGATCGGTATAAAGCTCGGGCCTGACGGGAAACGCATCAGACCCGACGGTGAACCCATGCGACTCACCCTGGATGTTGTAGTATCCGTGCAAAGCTGGGTGGATCAGGCCGAGATCGTGGCTTCAAATTTCAAAGCTATTGGCATTGACACGGAAGTCAAAGCCGAAGCCAGAGAGCTCTTCATCCAGAGGACGCGAAACGCTTCGCACGATATAGCTCTCTGGACCGGAGACGGAGGCATTGAGTGTCTCCTGGATCCCCGGTGGTATTTTCCCTATAGCACGGAAAGTCTGAATGCACCGCTTTATGGTTTGTGGTTCCAGAGTGGTGGACAGAAAGGTGAAGAGCCGCCTGCTGAAATCAAGAATATGATGGAAACATACAATCAGATTCTTCGTACAGTCTCGGAAGAAAAGAAGAAAGAACTGTTTAAGAGCATTCTTGCTGCAAACGAAAAGAACCTGTGGGTCATCGGTCTTGTTCACGATCCCCCGGATTATTATGTTGTGACAAAGAACATGCTCAATGTTCCCAAGAAAGATTTCCAGAGCTGGATGTACCCCAATCCCGGACCGGCTCATCCTGAACAATTCTTCTACGAATCCGTAAAGAAATGA
- a CDS encoding 2-oxoacid:acceptor oxidoreductase family protein, whose protein sequence is MIEMRFHGRGGQGAVTCAELVAQAAIDTGRYATAFPSFGPERRGAPVIAFARVDEQPIRLRSKIYAPDVVVVLDPSLLDIASPAVGLRDNGILIVNSPYDPETLKKHLGYQNRIAVVDAGRIAREVLGLPITNTTMVGALVKGTGIMDVESLKAPFRKRFGKIADRNIQAMERAFNETLVVA, encoded by the coding sequence ATGATTGAAATGAGATTTCACGGCAGAGGCGGCCAAGGCGCGGTTACATGTGCGGAACTGGTTGCCCAGGCCGCTATAGACACGGGCAGGTATGCCACCGCCTTCCCCAGTTTCGGACCGGAACGGCGAGGAGCGCCCGTGATTGCATTCGCTCGGGTGGATGAACAACCCATTCGATTGAGATCCAAAATTTATGCGCCGGATGTAGTAGTGGTCCTGGACCCGTCACTTCTGGATATCGCCAGTCCCGCAGTCGGACTTCGGGATAACGGCATTCTGATCGTAAATTCCCCCTACGATCCCGAAACCCTGAAGAAGCATCTCGGTTATCAAAATAGAATCGCTGTCGTGGATGCAGGACGCATTGCTCGAGAAGTGCTTGGGCTACCAATTACGAACACAACGATGGTCGGGGCTTTGGTTAAAGGCACCGGAATAATGGATGTTGAATCCTTGAAAGCACCTTTCAGGAAACGATTCGGAAAAATTGCCGATCGCAATATCCAGGCTATGGAGAGAGCTTTCAACGAAACCCTGGTGGTCGCCTGA
- a CDS encoding 4Fe-4S binding protein, with protein sequence MTKPMDEMTWQEVEPGGVISEPGCASCYHTGTWRSEKPVYNPDKCIRCQRCFIMCPDASIKPDFESNCMVWDYDYCKGCGICAYECPVGAIEMVQEDE encoded by the coding sequence GTGACTAAACCAATGGATGAAATGACCTGGCAAGAAGTGGAACCGGGAGGAGTTATTTCTGAACCGGGCTGCGCTTCATGCTACCACACGGGAACATGGCGTTCGGAAAAACCCGTATATAATCCGGATAAGTGTATCAGATGTCAACGTTGCTTCATCATGTGCCCGGATGCGTCAATTAAGCCGGATTTCGAAAGCAACTGCATGGTCTGGGATTACGACTACTGCAAAGGCTGCGGTATTTGTGCCTATGAGTGTCCCGTTGGGGCCATAGAAATGGTGCAGGAGGACGAATAA
- a CDS encoding ABC transporter permease, which translates to MNDEQKQLDKYLNASTRQLVWWRFKKHTLAMIGLWCVIGLYVIAIFCEFLSPYDKDQRFYEYIYTPPTKIRIFDQQGNLHRPFIYDVSLEIDMETQQLRYEDKTDRIYPIRLLVRGDPYEFWGLWRTDLHLFGVDKPAKLFLFGTDRMGKDLLSRCFYGSRISLSIGMLGVFLSLVLGVVLGGISGYRGGWADGLIQRIIEIIRCFPSIPLWMGLSASMPPHWPSLQRYFVITIILSLIGWTDLARMVRGKLIALREEEFVLAARFAGAGHARIIFRHLLPSFTSHIIVTVTLAIPGMVLGETALSFLGIGLTPPITSLGVLLKEAQNVTTVALYPWLLIPVLFVIAMVLSFNFVGDGLRDAVDPYSR; encoded by the coding sequence ATGAACGACGAACAGAAGCAATTAGATAAATATCTCAATGCATCGACGCGGCAACTTGTCTGGTGGCGCTTCAAGAAGCATACCCTGGCAATGATAGGTCTGTGGTGTGTTATCGGCCTGTATGTTATCGCCATTTTTTGCGAGTTTCTTTCGCCCTATGACAAAGACCAACGATTTTATGAATATATTTACACACCTCCTACAAAAATTCGAATCTTCGATCAGCAGGGCAATCTTCACAGACCGTTCATCTACGATGTTTCCCTCGAAATCGATATGGAAACCCAACAGTTACGGTATGAAGACAAAACAGATAGAATTTACCCGATTCGACTCCTGGTAAGAGGAGACCCGTACGAATTCTGGGGATTGTGGCGGACCGATCTTCACCTTTTCGGAGTGGATAAGCCTGCAAAATTGTTCCTCTTCGGTACGGATCGGATGGGAAAGGATCTGTTGTCGCGGTGTTTTTACGGGAGCAGAATATCTCTTTCCATCGGTATGTTGGGGGTGTTTCTGAGCCTGGTCCTGGGCGTGGTTCTTGGCGGTATTTCCGGATATCGCGGTGGATGGGCGGACGGACTCATTCAGCGCATCATTGAAATTATCCGCTGTTTTCCGAGTATTCCACTGTGGATGGGACTATCCGCGTCAATGCCTCCGCATTGGCCTTCATTGCAGCGATATTTCGTGATCACTATTATCCTTTCCTTAATCGGCTGGACAGATCTGGCCAGAATGGTTCGAGGAAAGCTCATCGCGCTCAGGGAAGAGGAATTCGTCCTTGCGGCCCGGTTTGCGGGTGCCGGACATGCTCGCATCATTTTCAGGCATTTGCTGCCATCCTTCACCAGCCACATCATTGTGACGGTCACACTGGCTATTCCGGGAATGGTTCTCGGTGAGACTGCCCTCAGCTTTCTTGGAATAGGCCTGACACCGCCGATCACCAGTCTTGGGGTGCTCCTGAAAGAGGCACAGAATGTAACAACGGTTGCATTGTATCCCTGGCTTCTCATTCCGGTATTGTTCGTGATTGCCATGGTGCTTTCGTTCAATTTCGTCGGAGACGGATTGCGAGATGCCGTGGACCCCTATTCGAGGTAG